From a single Epinephelus fuscoguttatus linkage group LG18, E.fuscoguttatus.final_Chr_v1 genomic region:
- the skp2 gene encoding S-phase kinase-associated protein 2 isoform X1, which produces MAKHSMPLQDLPCLGHQGSMLSHRMTKRKSRDCLSEGLDTECTPTELIQQWSPRHKHQRLIGKGKENDSNQFVLARRSRRKKESLSSGISLDHLPDELLLRILFYIPLQDLLRMSVVCKRWHRLAFDESLWHSVDLEGLTHMGPALQQVLKYGVRMLRCPRSFVEEMHFTGTSPLPIALMDLSSSIIPTSALESIICRCRLLEYLSLEGLQLSDTIISSLSQNPNLLQLNLCGCSGFSAPALADMLKSCTRIKQLNISWCDFNNDHVKSVVNNVSSTVTRLNFSGYRENLTLDDVKVLVTRCPHITTLDLSDSTLLMADSFPVLSQLKDLVHLSLSRCYHIHLAALTDLGQTFPLLSVLDVFGIVNGSHLSSLKKEMPRISINHMPFSNIARPTPDTRPISCLMWNRKCRLRFRL; this is translated from the exons ATGGCGAAACACAG CATGCCACTGCAGGACCTGCCCTGCCTGGGTCATCAGGGCTCCATGTTGTCCCACAGGATGACTAAACGTAAGTCCAGAGACTGCCTCAGTGAGGGCCTGGACACTGAGTGCACCCCAACAGAGCTCATTCAGCAGTGGTCACCTCGCCACAAGCACCAACGGCTCATCGGCAAGGGCAAAGAGAATGACAGCAACCAGTTTGTCCTGGCCAGGAGATCTAGGAGGAAAAAAGAATCCCTGTCAT CAGGCATTTCATTGGACCACCTACCTGATGAGCTGCTTCTCAGGATCCTCTTCTATATCCCTCTGCAGGACCTCCTCAGGATGTCTGTGGTGTGCAAGCGCTGGCATCGCTTAGC gtttgATGAGTCTCTGTGGCACAGCGTAGATCTGGAGGGTTTGACCCACATGGGTCCAGCCCTGCAGCAGGTGCTGAAGTATGGAGTCCGCATGCTGCGCTGTCCTCGCTCCTTCGTGGAAGAGATGCACTTCACGGGCACAAG CCCTCTGCCGATAGCTCTAATGGATCTGTCCAGCTCCATCATCCCCACCTCAGCTCTGGAGAGCATCATCTGTCGCTGCAGGCTGCTGGAGTATCTGAGTCTGGAGGGACTGCAGCTCTCAGATACCATCATCAG CTCTCTGTCCCAGAACCCAAACCTGCTGCAGCTCAACCTGTGCGGCTGCTCCGgcttctctgctcctgctctGGCTGACATGCTCAAATCCTGCACAAG aataaagcagttgaACATATCATGGTGTGACTTCAACAATGATCATGTGAAGAGTGTTGTTAATAATGTGAGCTCCACTGTTACTCGCCTCAACTTCAGCGGATACAGAGAGAACCTCACGCTAGACG ATGTGAAGGTGCTGGTGACGAGATGCCCTCATATTACAACGCTAGATTTAAG TGACAGCACTCTACTGATGGCCGACAGCTTCCCCGTCCTCAGTCAGCTGAAGGATCTAGTGCATCTGTCCCTGAGTCGCTGCTACCACATCCACCTCGCTGCTCTCAC TGACCTGGGACAGACGTTCCCCCTGCTGAGCGTGCTGGACGTGTTTGGCATAGTAAACGGCAGCCACCTATCCTCTCTGAAGAAGGAGATGCCTCGCATCAGCATCAACCACATGCCTTTCTCCAACATTGCCCGGCCCACGCCCGACACCAGGCCCATCAGCTGCCTCATGTGGAACAGGAAGTGTCGGCTGAGGTTCAGACTGTAA
- the skp2 gene encoding S-phase kinase-associated protein 2 isoform X2 translates to MAKHSMPLQDLPCLGHQGSMLSHRMTKRKSRDCLSEGLDTECTPTELIQQWSPRHKHQRLIGKGKENDSNQFVLARRSRRKKESLSCISLDHLPDELLLRILFYIPLQDLLRMSVVCKRWHRLAFDESLWHSVDLEGLTHMGPALQQVLKYGVRMLRCPRSFVEEMHFTGTSPLPIALMDLSSSIIPTSALESIICRCRLLEYLSLEGLQLSDTIISSLSQNPNLLQLNLCGCSGFSAPALADMLKSCTRIKQLNISWCDFNNDHVKSVVNNVSSTVTRLNFSGYRENLTLDDVKVLVTRCPHITTLDLSDSTLLMADSFPVLSQLKDLVHLSLSRCYHIHLAALTDLGQTFPLLSVLDVFGIVNGSHLSSLKKEMPRISINHMPFSNIARPTPDTRPISCLMWNRKCRLRFRL, encoded by the exons ATGGCGAAACACAG CATGCCACTGCAGGACCTGCCCTGCCTGGGTCATCAGGGCTCCATGTTGTCCCACAGGATGACTAAACGTAAGTCCAGAGACTGCCTCAGTGAGGGCCTGGACACTGAGTGCACCCCAACAGAGCTCATTCAGCAGTGGTCACCTCGCCACAAGCACCAACGGCTCATCGGCAAGGGCAAAGAGAATGACAGCAACCAGTTTGTCCTGGCCAGGAGATCTAGGAGGAAAAAAGAATCCCTGTCAT GCATTTCATTGGACCACCTACCTGATGAGCTGCTTCTCAGGATCCTCTTCTATATCCCTCTGCAGGACCTCCTCAGGATGTCTGTGGTGTGCAAGCGCTGGCATCGCTTAGC gtttgATGAGTCTCTGTGGCACAGCGTAGATCTGGAGGGTTTGACCCACATGGGTCCAGCCCTGCAGCAGGTGCTGAAGTATGGAGTCCGCATGCTGCGCTGTCCTCGCTCCTTCGTGGAAGAGATGCACTTCACGGGCACAAG CCCTCTGCCGATAGCTCTAATGGATCTGTCCAGCTCCATCATCCCCACCTCAGCTCTGGAGAGCATCATCTGTCGCTGCAGGCTGCTGGAGTATCTGAGTCTGGAGGGACTGCAGCTCTCAGATACCATCATCAG CTCTCTGTCCCAGAACCCAAACCTGCTGCAGCTCAACCTGTGCGGCTGCTCCGgcttctctgctcctgctctGGCTGACATGCTCAAATCCTGCACAAG aataaagcagttgaACATATCATGGTGTGACTTCAACAATGATCATGTGAAGAGTGTTGTTAATAATGTGAGCTCCACTGTTACTCGCCTCAACTTCAGCGGATACAGAGAGAACCTCACGCTAGACG ATGTGAAGGTGCTGGTGACGAGATGCCCTCATATTACAACGCTAGATTTAAG TGACAGCACTCTACTGATGGCCGACAGCTTCCCCGTCCTCAGTCAGCTGAAGGATCTAGTGCATCTGTCCCTGAGTCGCTGCTACCACATCCACCTCGCTGCTCTCAC TGACCTGGGACAGACGTTCCCCCTGCTGAGCGTGCTGGACGTGTTTGGCATAGTAAACGGCAGCCACCTATCCTCTCTGAAGAAGGAGATGCCTCGCATCAGCATCAACCACATGCCTTTCTCCAACATTGCCCGGCCCACGCCCGACACCAGGCCCATCAGCTGCCTCATGTGGAACAGGAAGTGTCGGCTGAGGTTCAGACTGTAA